From the Phycisphaeraceae bacterium genome, one window contains:
- a CDS encoding family 16 glycosylhydrolase, which yields MTKFLCSTIATLSVLTAAGPLHAAETIIDGFNGSIINPSVWQIPLQQWGGAGTNGGVIPENVSIANGVVSIEGNGNLYTGPKRGWNANGFRADHGRRTGGAIRTRESQGPGRFEVRMKPVYEDGVVTTMWTFYYDFNGGNVINHEIDIELIRRQTTSPTGFESDYGLMNTWLGEIPSLSTIEHVGIVDGSGTPAPQDAGLFHTYRFDWFAGPEVAHPRVEFYVDGVHQYTSRTHIPTIPGEFSVGLWFPNGWAGDPDFVTRTLEIDRVAITPMENIITGDANGNSVVDLVDLSVLAANFDTTDSAWSLGDFSGDGSVDLIDLSVLASNFGSSSNAPEPITALSLLAWLVVSRR from the coding sequence TTGACGAAGTTTCTATGCTCGACCATCGCTACGCTGTCGGTACTGACAGCCGCCGGACCTCTGCACGCGGCCGAGACGATCATCGATGGATTCAACGGGTCGATCATCAACCCGTCGGTCTGGCAGATCCCGCTGCAGCAGTGGGGGGGTGCTGGAACCAACGGTGGGGTGATCCCTGAGAATGTCTCGATCGCCAACGGGGTCGTCTCGATCGAAGGCAATGGTAATCTCTACACCGGACCCAAGCGCGGATGGAATGCCAACGGCTTCCGCGCGGATCACGGACGACGGACAGGCGGGGCTATTCGTACTCGTGAGTCGCAGGGGCCGGGTCGCTTCGAGGTGCGCATGAAACCGGTCTACGAAGACGGCGTGGTGACCACCATGTGGACCTTCTACTACGACTTCAATGGCGGTAACGTCATCAACCACGAGATCGATATCGAACTCATCCGAAGACAGACCACTTCGCCCACGGGCTTCGAGTCGGATTACGGACTGATGAACACCTGGCTTGGTGAGATCCCGAGTCTGAGCACGATCGAGCACGTCGGGATCGTCGATGGCAGCGGCACACCCGCTCCTCAGGATGCCGGTCTCTTTCATACCTATCGATTCGACTGGTTCGCAGGACCTGAGGTGGCACATCCGCGGGTCGAGTTTTATGTCGATGGCGTCCACCAGTACACCAGCAGAACACACATCCCGACCATCCCCGGCGAGTTCAGTGTCGGCCTTTGGTTTCCCAACGGCTGGGCCGGGGATCCCGATTTCGTGACACGCACGCTGGAGATCGACCGGGTCGCGATCACGCCGATGGAGAACATCATCACCGGCGACGCCAATGGCAACAGCGTGGTCGATCTCGTGGATCTCAGCGTTCTCGCAGCAAACTTCGACACCACCGACAGCGCGTGGTCACTGGGTGATTTCTCAGGCGATGGTTCTGTCGATCTGATCGACCTCAGCGTGCTGGCGTCGAACTTCGGTTCCAGCTCCAACGCCCCCGAGCCGATCACGGCGCTGTCGCTGCTGGCTTGGCTGGTCGTCAGCCGACGATGA
- a CDS encoding glutamate-cysteine ligase family protein codes for MSDPASWRYPIGLFEAFGVELEYMIVDRDTLDIRPIADQLFKAAGGQVASDIEPDGPDGIVSWSNELVLHVVEIKTQRPALSLTGLVDAFQSHVNRINDLLSPMNAMLLPTGMHPWMDPTEATLWPHEYTEVYRTYDRIFDCRGHGWSNLQSAHLNLPFRNDEEFGRLHAAVRAVLPLIPAIAASSPLVEGKRGSHLDSRLDFYAKNARRIPMMTGLVIPEPVFTRSDYEQQILQRLYDDLRPHDPEGILRHEFANARGAMARFDRGAIEVRLVDLQECPLADLAILAQLAEVIRALTEDRWADQQALRDLSTETLHHTLEATIHQAEAAVIADPSLLRVLGVNDKKLKAQELWLALHEQTPSQDTALREAASKLLHSGSLSTRILKATEHTPDLRTVYRLAAESLSTGQLLTP; via the coding sequence GCAGCAGGCGGGCAAGTCGCCAGCGACATCGAGCCCGATGGACCCGACGGGATCGTGTCCTGGTCCAACGAGTTGGTCTTGCATGTGGTTGAGATCAAGACCCAGCGACCTGCTCTCAGCCTGACCGGTCTCGTCGATGCCTTTCAGAGTCACGTCAACCGCATCAATGACCTGCTGTCTCCCATGAACGCCATGCTGCTGCCTACGGGCATGCACCCGTGGATGGACCCCACAGAAGCAACACTCTGGCCCCACGAGTACACCGAGGTCTACCGAACCTATGACCGGATCTTCGACTGCCGCGGCCACGGCTGGAGCAACCTTCAAAGTGCTCACCTCAATCTTCCGTTCCGCAATGACGAAGAGTTCGGTCGATTGCATGCTGCAGTTCGTGCGGTGCTCCCGCTCATCCCTGCGATCGCCGCTAGCTCACCACTGGTCGAAGGAAAACGAGGTTCTCATCTCGACAGTCGACTCGATTTCTACGCCAAGAACGCCAGGCGCATCCCGATGATGACAGGTCTGGTCATCCCCGAACCCGTCTTTACCCGAAGCGACTACGAGCAGCAGATTCTTCAACGCCTGTACGATGATCTCCGCCCGCACGACCCCGAAGGCATCCTCCGTCACGAGTTCGCGAACGCCCGCGGGGCCATGGCTCGCTTCGATCGCGGGGCCATCGAGGTCCGACTCGTGGACCTCCAGGAGTGCCCGCTGGCGGACCTTGCCATCCTCGCTCAACTTGCCGAGGTCATCAGAGCCCTCACCGAAGATCGATGGGCCGATCAACAAGCCCTGCGAGATCTGTCGACCGAGACGCTTCACCACACGCTCGAGGCGACCATCCACCAGGCTGAAGCCGCAGTCATCGCCGACCCCAGCCTCCTCCGCGTCCTTGGCGTCAACGACAAGAAACTCAAGGCCCAGGAACTCTGGCTGGCGCTGCACGAACAAACACCGTCACAAGACACCGCCTTGCGAGAGGCCGCGAGCAAACTCCTCCACTCCGGATCGCTCTCCACCCGCATCCTCAAGGCAACCGAGCACACTCCCGACCTCCGCACCGTCTACCGCCTCGCCGCCGAATCCCTGAGCACAGGCCAGCTCCTGACCCCCTGA